One window from the genome of Breoghania sp. L-A4 encodes:
- the pcaH gene encoding protocatechuate 3,4-dioxygenase subunit beta: MTDQYRPRDWDSHPPYLHAGYKSTVLRSPTKPLIPMKQTLSEMTGPVYGHEYVGALDADLTKNGMVNGDPLGERIIVTGRVLDEDGRPVRNTLVEVWQANAAGRYIHKTDQHEAPLDPNFFGGGRCVTDDEGRYTFRTIKPGAYPWPNHYNAWRPNHIHFSLLGPSIATRLVTQMYFPGDPLLDLDPIYQGTPESARERLISQFDIGVTEPNFALGYNFDIVLRGRKETPMEA, encoded by the coding sequence GTGACCGACCAGTATCGCCCCAGGGATTGGGATTCGCATCCGCCGTATCTGCACGCGGGCTACAAGTCGACCGTGCTGCGCTCGCCGACCAAGCCGCTCATTCCTATGAAGCAGACGCTGTCGGAAATGACCGGCCCGGTCTACGGTCACGAATATGTCGGCGCGCTGGATGCGGACCTGACGAAGAACGGCATGGTCAACGGCGATCCGCTGGGCGAACGCATCATCGTCACCGGTCGGGTGCTCGACGAGGACGGCCGCCCGGTGCGCAACACGCTGGTGGAAGTCTGGCAGGCCAACGCCGCCGGACGTTACATCCACAAGACCGACCAGCATGAAGCGCCGCTTGATCCGAACTTCTTCGGCGGCGGCCGCTGCGTCACCGACGATGAGGGACGCTATACCTTCCGCACCATCAAGCCGGGCGCCTATCCCTGGCCGAACCACTACAACGCCTGGCGGCCGAACCACATTCACTTCTCGCTGCTCGGCCCCTCCATCGCGACCCGTCTGGTCACCCAGATGTATTTCCCCGGCGATCCGCTGCTCGATCTCGATCCGATCTACCAGGGCACGCCGGAAAGCGCGCGCGAGCGGTTGATCTCGCAGTTCGACATTGGCGTCACCGAGCCGAACTTCGCGCTCGGTTACAACTTCGACATCGTCCTGCGCGGCCGCAAAGAAACACCGATGGAGGCCTGA
- the pcaG gene encoding protocatechuate 3,4-dioxygenase subunit alpha produces MTLKQTPSQTVGPYFAYGLTAGQYGYNFSQIAGSELTDEDTEGERIRIEGRVLDGEGAPISDAMIEIWQADADGRFAHPDDPRRPNARFTGFGRCGTGTDPQNRFFFDTIKPGAPAEGEAPHFNMIVLARGMLVHAYTRIYFSDEAEANAADPVMQLVPEERRGTLIAERVETPTGVRYRIDIHMQGDAETVFFDV; encoded by the coding sequence ATGACCTTGAAGCAGACCCCGTCGCAGACGGTCGGACCGTATTTCGCCTATGGGCTGACGGCCGGACAATACGGCTACAATTTCTCGCAGATCGCCGGATCCGAGCTCACCGATGAAGACACCGAGGGCGAGCGCATTCGCATTGAGGGCCGCGTTCTGGACGGCGAGGGGGCGCCAATCAGCGATGCGATGATCGAGATCTGGCAGGCGGATGCGGATGGCCGCTTCGCGCACCCGGACGACCCGCGCCGGCCCAACGCCCGCTTTACCGGCTTCGGCCGCTGCGGCACCGGCACAGACCCTCAGAACCGCTTCTTCTTCGACACCATCAAGCCGGGCGCGCCGGCCGAGGGCGAGGCGCCGCATTTCAACATGATCGTGCTGGCGCGCGGCATGCTGGTGCACGCGTACACGCGGATCTATTTCTCCGACGAGGCGGAGGCCAACGCCGCCGATCCCGTGATGCAGCTTGTCCCCGAGGAGCGCCGCGGCACCCTGATCGCCGAGCGCGTCGAGACGCCGACGGGCGTGCGGTATCGCATCGACATCCACATGCAGGGCGATGCGGAGACGGTATTTTTCGACGTCTGA
- a CDS encoding VanZ family protein, with protein sequence MSSRIIRQAQAFLRAAPASAIASTAFLAIAGIALGVVFSTGLGHPFDKLFHGVFFALLTVSLSGFFGGRVLPAALIAVALGCGGELVQALVPHHEASMADALADIVGVLAAAGVMQLRPSGALIPWHKLGFTDVMPAEPAPIPVRVTRKG encoded by the coding sequence ATGTCGAGCCGTATCATCCGCCAGGCCCAGGCGTTTCTTCGCGCTGCCCCCGCATCCGCCATCGCATCGACCGCGTTTCTCGCCATCGCCGGCATTGCCTTGGGTGTGGTGTTTTCCACGGGCCTCGGCCACCCCTTCGACAAGCTTTTTCACGGCGTGTTCTTTGCGCTGCTGACGGTTTCGCTTTCCGGATTTTTCGGCGGACGCGTGCTCCCCGCCGCACTCATCGCCGTTGCTCTGGGCTGCGGCGGCGAACTTGTGCAGGCGCTTGTGCCCCATCATGAAGCGTCCATGGCCGATGCGCTCGCCGACATTGTCGGCGTGCTTGCCGCGGCCGGCGTCATGCAGCTGCGGCCGAGCGGCGCTTTGATCCCTTGGCACAAGCTGGGTTTCACGGATGTGATGCCCGCCGAGCCGGCGCCCATTCCTGTGCGCGTCACCCGCAAGGGCTGA
- a CDS encoding aminotransferase class V-fold PLP-dependent enzyme, with protein sequence MSIRHGRPVLSIPGPTTVPDDVLNAMHQQAIDIYSGPLVATTDSCLSDLKTLFGTKGHSFIYIANGHGGWEAALSNVLSGGDKVLILESGRFALGWGMMAEKMGVEIEVLPGSWRRAVDPAAVEARLRADTEGEIKAVLVVQIDTASSVINDIPAIRQAITNAGHGALYMVDTIASLGIVPFTMDAWGVDVCVSAAQKGLMTPPGLTFLAANDKAMAAHEEADLVTHYWDWTARLGDIHYQKYCGTPPEHLLFALRKALDILFDEGVEKAQHRHALLAEAVRRAVAVWAEGGSLAFNIESAAERANSVTTILTEGFDPATLRAFCAETCGVTIGGAIGDLEGKGLRIGHMGHVNAPSVLGTLGAIEIGLIALGIPHGRGGVQAAVDWLGQSVAV encoded by the coding sequence ATGAGCATTCGCCATGGCCGCCCCGTATTGAGCATCCCCGGTCCCACCACCGTGCCCGATGACGTCCTCAACGCCATGCATCAGCAGGCGATCGACATCTACTCCGGCCCGCTGGTCGCCACCACGGACAGCTGCCTTTCCGATCTCAAGACCCTGTTCGGCACCAAAGGGCACAGCTTCATCTACATCGCCAATGGACATGGCGGCTGGGAGGCCGCGCTGTCGAACGTCCTGTCGGGCGGCGACAAGGTTCTGATTCTGGAATCGGGCCGTTTCGCGCTTGGCTGGGGCATGATGGCGGAGAAGATGGGCGTCGAGATCGAGGTGCTTCCGGGAAGCTGGCGCCGCGCGGTCGATCCCGCCGCCGTGGAAGCGCGTCTGCGCGCCGACACCGAAGGCGAGATCAAGGCCGTCCTGGTGGTTCAGATCGACACGGCATCGTCCGTCATCAACGACATTCCCGCCATCCGCCAGGCCATCACCAACGCCGGCCATGGCGCGCTTTACATGGTCGACACCATTGCCTCTCTCGGCATCGTGCCCTTCACCATGGACGCGTGGGGCGTCGACGTGTGCGTCTCGGCGGCCCAAAAGGGGCTGATGACGCCCCCTGGCCTGACCTTTCTGGCGGCCAACGACAAGGCGATGGCGGCGCATGAGGAGGCCGATCTGGTCACCCACTACTGGGACTGGACGGCGCGGCTGGGCGACATCCATTACCAGAAATACTGCGGCACGCCGCCTGAACACCTGCTGTTCGCCCTGCGCAAGGCGCTCGACATTCTTTTCGACGAAGGCGTCGAGAAGGCGCAGCATCGCCATGCGCTGCTGGCGGAAGCCGTGCGTCGCGCCGTCGCGGTCTGGGCCGAGGGTGGCAGCCTTGCCTTCAACATCGAAAGCGCTGCCGAACGCGCCAATTCCGTCACCACGATTCTGACCGAAGGCTTCGATCCCGCAACGTTGCGCGCCTTCTGCGCGGAGACCTGCGGCGTGACCATCGGCGGCGCGATCGGCGATCTCGAGGGCAAGGGACTCCGCATCGGCCACATGGGCCACGTCAACGCTCCATCCGTCCTGGGCACGCTGGGCGCGATCGAGATCGGACTCATTGCGCTCGGGATCCCGCACGGCAGGGGCGGCGTGCAGGCCGCCGTCGACTGGCTCGGCCAATCCGTGGCGGTCTGA